The following nucleotide sequence is from Coffea eugenioides isolate CCC68of chromosome 3, Ceug_1.0, whole genome shotgun sequence.
ttcttcttcaatctcCTTTTCGATCTCTTCTTCACTTTTATTCTTTAGGTTCGTGGCCTTAAGTCCCTCCACTTCTTTGTCACTCCTCAATGTCATGGTACTTACATTCTTAGGATTTGCCTCGGGTTGCGATGGCAATTTTCCAAAAACTTGAGACTCTAAGCGCTTAATTGCAGTTgccatgtgacttatttgagTCTCCAGATTTTTCATACCCGATCTAGTTTCCTGCTGGAACTGAGCAGTGTTTGTGACCAAAGATTTAGTTTCTTGTTGGAACTGAGCAGTACTTGTGGCCAGACTCTTGACAATATACTCCAAAGAGCCTCCTGAATTGGAGGACGAAGGTTGAGGCTTTGGTTGCCATGATTGCTGAAATCCTGGTGGACGATTTGAGAATGAATTCTGTGGCCTGTTCCCATAGTTGAAGTTGGGGTGGTCTTTCCAACCCGGATTGTACGTGTTCGCGTATGGATCGTACTGCCTACGAGGCGCGAGCACGCCTCCAGCCATGTTTACTTGTTCAACCCCATCCTCTTGCAAAATAGGGCATGAGTCAGTGGGGTGGCCCATGTTTGTGCAAATTCCACAGACCTTTGCTTGATGCGCGTTCCCCACAGCTAATTGCCGAATAAAAGATGTTAGCTCCGATAGCTGCTGCTGAATGAACGACGTCTCTATCTCGTTAACCCTGCAGGTAGGGTTACTCTTGTGGAAGCCAAACTGTTGAGAATTTTCTGCCATAGCTTCAATAAGCAGCCATGCTTCTCTCGGTGTCTTATTTGCCAGTACTCCCTCACTCGCAGCATCAATGATACTTCTGTCAGATGACTGAAGTCCCTCATAGAAGTATTGGATCAatagttgttcactaatttgatgctgtAGGCATCTAGCGCACAACTTACTAAATATTTTCCAATAATCATATAAGGATTCCCCAGGATACTGCTTAATGCTGCATATTCTTTTCTCAGACTTGCAGCCCAGGATGCCggaaagaatttttccaaaaacttcTTTTTCAGTTGGGCCCATGTTGTGATACTACCTACAGGTAGGTAGTATAACCAATCCTTCACTATATCCTTGAAGGAGAAAGGGAATGCTCTAAGTTTGATCTGCTCTTCAGTAATCTCTGAAGGCTTCATACTAGAACATACCACATCGAACTCGTGAATGTGTTTATGGGGTTCCTCACCCTAGAGGCCATGGAATGAGGGTAAGAGGTGAATTAACCCTGACTTCAGTTCGAAGGAGGTATTCTCAGCTAAAATTGGAAATGTAATGCACAAAGGCTGCTGGGTCAATTtcggagcagccaactcccttagtcTTCTTGCATTCGCCATTGGGAGGCCCTCTTGGCTTGGGTCACTTGAATTATCACCACTCGAATATGTTGACTCAACCTCTGGATCCAGTCTCTGAGATGCAATGCTAGATTGCTCCTCTCAGAGCTGTCTAGTCTCTTTCCTAGTTCGTCACGCAGTCTTATCTACTTCCGGGTCGAAAATCAATtcgcctgtacgagaagaacgaggcataaactagaaaaatgccagacaaatccaaaaaaaaaaaaacttagaaagaaacaaaattaaccaaaacaTCATTCcacggcaacggcgccaaaaattgacaggtgtcgagcctgtgcaataataattactaaaaaattctaattaccaccacaattaattatagaacaaatgtAAGTACTGGAGCAGTGACTCTAGATGTGCAATTGGTTACTATATTCATCCTGTCTCCAAAGAGTGTGCTTGATCCAATATACTAGATTTGTTTGCAAAAGTATTAATTTtgcatacaatggcaagtagggtcgattccacagagAAAATAGCCGCCTTTTGATTTCCTAATTCATCCCACTCTCTCTACCAATCCCGTGAGGTCCGTCTTTTAGGCATCTTTCTATAgtttctggcgtgggcacgttcTGGAATAAagggtcttctggaaatttgcccCGAGATACCACTTTTGACACCAACCACCTACAATCTACACCAATATCAAATATGAGCATAACCTCAATACTTAGCATAATAAGTAGCCAAAATTATGCTCACATAACAACACATAAGATGCCCAATTATTGCTCTATCAGTTCCCCACCTCCatgtgtgtgtttttgtgtCATGAAGACTTCCACGCTCGTCTTCAGTATATATGATTTTACTGCTAAGACCAATTCATGTGACAATAGTAAGTATTTCATAGTAATGTCGTTATCTTTGAAGAAAGTTCTTGGACAATAGTGCATAGGACAACATCCTATGTAGAACTGTACAAAGATTTAGTAAATAGGATCTCAGACTTAGAAAAGTtactaaaaatttcaaaaaaaaactaaatctCCTTGGTGGAGTTGTTCAAAGCTTACGTCCAGTCTCATGAGTCACATGAGCAAAGAAGGCGGCAAACTCCCTTTTAGAATCATCAACTGAACCAACTGTTCCAAACTCAGAATAGAATTCCGAGCTTCAAGAAATGCCGATGGAGTATAGAACCCTTTTCCAGCACAGCTTGAAGCAGCTTGATCAGAAGTCCCGCTCAAGAAAGCGTCTGTCACAACATCAGCAACTGAAACACCATTATTACCGCCATCTGATGCAGGGCGCAAGGGCCGGACTGGCAGCCTTTGCCACAATAGTCGTCGCTGGTGCCACAATGGCCCCACTGGCTGCAGCATAAATCTGGCTCACAGTCACAGTTTTGGCTTGAAATCAGctgggaaaagggccctacaagAACTGCAATGGAGAAAATGATGATTAGAAAATTCTTCATTTCGAAGGAGAAAAGGATGTGGACAGAAATTGTTTGAGTAAGAAGGATATTTATAGCATAGAGAACTGGAAAAGTGATCAGCTTGTGTGAAGTATGGAGAACTgctattgttggaaatcttgaaGTTGAGCACTGAATGGAATGGATATAAAAAGCAATATTAGTGCTTGACTTTCAATTAATCTATAGACTTTGGCACTGTCAAAAAGTGGCAACCTTCTTTCTTGGCATTCGAAATGGGAATtgtggaaaagaaaaattttggccaattgaTAGCAACAATTGTGAGTACAAGTCACAAGTCACAAATATAATGCGTGTAAAAAAGATAACTTGATGTTGTCTGTATCATCTGATGTTAATAAAGCCTAACTCTGTTGTAGTCCTATTTCAGTCTCGTATTTGAGTTAGAACACAGATGATATTTGTACCATTCTAGATCCACGGGCTGCCCTACTACACATACTTTTCATTTGGCTTAAAAAAAACATTTTAGAGGGTGTAAGCTTTACAATTAAAGCACGATCTTTACCTTATCATGCAAAGTATTGGACagataaaattttatcaaactgTTGTAGTGAAAAGAACTCAAATGATCAAATTTTATCCAGTTGATAAATATAGCATCCTAAATAAAATGCatagtctttttttttcctttagagTTCTTATTGCATACTATAATTGGTAAAATTTTGGTAGCGTATAGGAAATGATACCAATATAAAATACTATATTtactactcttttttttttcataatatcATCTTTTATTACTGCAATCACAAAAAGTACAACTTTCGGGGCCAACCCTTCCCCAGGAATACAAGATTACACACCCTACCCCATGTCTAATTAAATCCTACCGCCGACATCTACGAAAGTTTGGAAACCCAAACGCATCTAAAGAAATATCTCCCTCACCAACAGAGGCAATGCATTATAGGGCTCATAAATTGTAATACACCCAGCCTCAAAGCCAACATTAGCCAACCTGTCTGCCGGTCTATTTACTACTCGAGGGCTTATTATGCGGCCCAATTTTTTGGTTTCTACCATGAGCTGAAAAAAAATCTTTTCGAAGCATAAGTTTCCCCAATTCTCATAGACtttacaagtgaaagttatTTGTTTCTCGTCGTTCATTGTCTCACCATGCCTGTGCAGATAAGTTATTGCCCTTTTGGTGGCAGAAAGATAAAACAGAATTGAACCAAAGACCTTATAATTCCCTAATTAGTCTCTTCAGCCAGTAGAATTAGATCTTATTCAACGTTTTTTGTACTTCGGTATAATAGCGCTCTATGTTCCTTAGTCTCTGATGCTTCGGTTTACTCCCAATATTAAGTGCCTTAACATTGGTGCATTTAGACCCTTGCATTTGATAATTCATAATCTTAGTATAGTTATGATCCTCAAATATCATACCTTGAGAAACATCTCGGCTAAAATTGCCAATAGCATATTGGAACATGAAAAGTAAATGAAAGACGTGAGGAAACTTCAATGGAGAGACATGTTGAGAGTGAAACACCAAAGTCGAAAGCTCGACAAATATGATCAAGGGATCAAAACTGGAACATGCCTATGTAAATACTCCAAGAAATCGGAACAAGACCAACAAAATCAATTATTATGATTTCAAAACTTAACAACTTTCGCTTGCAAAGAGCAAGAAAGGTAAACACCTTTtgctaatttttattaatttccAATCAGTTTTAAGCCTTTATAGCTCAATATATTACTCCCTTCCGAGCACTTTCGGCTCTCCCGAAGTACCCTAGCATCTGAGATTCTGACCAGGATCAACACCCAGTTGACGACAATATTGAGTATAATACCCAACACGAGCACTAACAGTGTTTGGATTTGCACCGTCACATTCAAGCTGACCATTAATGGCACGAATGGTAGCCCCAAAACCCTGGCCGGAAATGATACGAGAATGACAATTGTTCATCCAGAACCACAAGGCAGTTTTGAATGAAATAACATTATCTCTGGCTACAAGTTCAGGTTGACTTAGTCCATTGAACCCAATGCTTTGTCCTGCTGCTCCATAGTTGTAGTTCCCTGTTATTTGTAGTGGACCGCGGCCGTAATACCCCTTGCCTGGCACACATGGATACTGAGTGTATCTCTTGTCACAGTAGTTTTTAGACGGGCCGTTTATCTCTTCTATATAGCACATATCTGCATGATATAGAGAAGTCGTATTAGTTATCATTCTGTCGAAttgccaaaaaagaaaaaatggatgTTAGGTAAGACAAGGATTGTCGGATGATATGATAATGAAAAGTGTAGAAAACAAATTTTATGAGTTCTAATGACAATTAATTTGCAAAATTATAGAATTCAAAGGATTTAAGAATCACAAACAAAAATATCTATGTGGGAGAAAAGAGAATAAATAACTTAACTCAAAATGTCATTAACATttcaaacaaagaagaaaatctCACCACAATAAAAATCTAATAAATTTTCTATACActattttaggctctcttaaatttttagaaaatactCCACTTAATAATCTAGTGATAATTTATCAGAATCATTGAATAAGAAACAACACAATTAATTATGAAATAAAACACCAATtgctaaataataaaattactagaACTTGACTTCAATAAAACTAATgataattaaatagaaaatttttgaagCTTGGTTTATTttgccaaaaaaagaaaagaaaagaaaagccatCAATATTTATGAATGGACCACAAGTGATTTAAAATTTACAAAGTTGTAAGTAATGATTTAAAATTTACAAAGTTGTAAGTAATCACATGCTTACTAAATTATAAAGTTGACTACTACAACAAAGTAAAAAGAACGGAAAGTAATAATTTCTCTATCCAGTTGTAATTGGCACCCATATTCATGATAAATTATTACAATAATAAGTATTTCTTGTTAAAGTTTTAGTTTTTGTAGAAAGTTCTTCGATAATATTGCAAAGAAAAATAGTTAAAACTTCGGTAGATCCGGTTTCAAAAATCCAATAGACCAAAGTGTGCTATACTATCTCAGACACAATTTGGACTATTGAATTTTTGAACATGGAACTTACCCAAGTGTGAGTTCAGAAAAATAATCTATATATTACTGTACCAACATTTAGAAAAGTtactaaaaatattttatagaaaGTTCCAAAGTAATTCTCTTTGGTAGAGTTGTTGAAAACACTTACGTCCAGTCTCATGAGTGACATGAGCAAAGAAAGCAGCAACCTCCCTTTTAGAATCAGCAGCAGAACCAGCAGTTCCAAACTTAGAATACGACTTCTGAGCTTCAAGAAATGCCGATCGAGTATAGAACCCTTTTCCAGCACAACCCGAAGCAGCTTGGTTAGCAATTCCATTAAAGAAAGCGTCTGTGACAATACCAGCAACTGAAGCACCATTATTACCACCGCTGGGTGCAGCAGTGCAAGGGCCGGATCGGCAGCCGGGGCCACAGTAGTCGTTGCTGGTGCCGCAATAGCCGAATTTGCTGCAGCATAAGTTTGGTGCACAGCCACAGTTTTGACTTGAAATCAGCTGTGGGATGGCTCCGACAAGAACCATAATGGAGAAAATGATGGTTGGAAAATTCTTCATTTTTGTGCTTGAAGGAAGAGAAATGGATGTGGGCAGAAGCTGTTTGAGAAAAAAGGGTATATATCTTTATCTTTATACTCCATAAGAAGACGTTTTGGGGTTACTGTTCATTACTTTCATCTGCTCTTcccaagggtattttggtctttttatTATGGCataaaggtgaaatttgtgGCTCCTGAATTTTCTGATATTgactttgcattttctttttctataatGCCCTTGGTGGTCCGGTTTTGCCCGTAAATTTGGAGATTTGTGTGTCCGTTTATTAATGTTTGGTTAGGCTTTCTTGTAATTTTAATCATGTTTGTGCCCTTTTATTGTTCTTTTCCTTAACCTTATCGTGATTACCTGGTGGGGTGAAGACCGAGGAGTCAGAAATGCCCattttttctctcctttcttcaTCATCAGTCTCACTCTTCACTTCATCTTCCCTTCAATCATCCTCTAATTTCTctcatcttcttcctcttttcttttctttggtttttattgtttttgatTCTGACCGAGAGCAACAACAAGGTAAgactctttttctttctcatcATCAAGACTTCTTTAGCCTTTTGGATTTTTTGGAGGATTTACCAGTCGAATTTTAACATATAATACGTATATATTTGTGATGTAAATTTTTTCCCGGTGTAGAGGAAATTACAGTATTACGGGTCTCCTCCGGCCTCAAGAGGGTTAAGGTTGGACTTGCATTTTTTCTCTCTCGACTTtcttctatatatttttttcgaTTTTTTTCTTTCCTGTCATTTTGGCCATATTTTTTTCGACTTTCTTTagccttttattttctttatcgTAATAATACATCCAACCAACTCGATATAGAAAATGGCAAGCAAAAGGAGGAGAACGGAAAGCCAGTGGTCCAAGCAGAAAAGAAGTTTTTTTCCCCCTTTAATAATGAGTCCCTAAATTTTTCCTTGAATTCTTTCCTTGccatctttttttaaaaaaaaaataaatgtctTTCTGTATATACTGGCTTTTTGGATTTATTTTTGGATGTGTACTTGAAAATTTAGATATATGTTCCCTTCAAGTGCAATCTTGGAAATTGTTTTCGTAcatgattttcttttgttttcttttttatcgTTAGTATTTCTATGTACATTAGAGTTTACTCCTGTTTCAGTTTCGTCCGGGCATGACAAGTTTCATGAGATCTATGTTCTCGACAGAGAGGTAggccttcttttctttccctatgTTTTTTAAACCACCTTACAAATTAGTAATTTCGTTTTATAGTTGTTTGTGTAAAATTTCCTCTTTGAACTCTTATTATTTTACTCGATTGAATTTCATGAGACAATAAATTGTATTTTTTTGCTCATTATCTTTTATGGATGCAACAATTTAGGAGTTCCATACTTACTAAGATTGAGGGTAATAGGTTGTGACTTTAGTACTTATGTTCACTTGTAGGCTTCCTATTATTGAAATTTGCAAATTGTTTTTTATGATAATCTTAGGAATTGATCAAGATttgcaaattaatttttcaaagctatctttgggggaaaaaaaatagGTCAATGGCATATGATTTAAGTTCAAGATTCCAGTTTGTGGTCCAAAGAGCACGACCAGTTGCCGTTGAAGCAGCTGTTGGAAGCTCTATTGCCTTGCAGTAATTTTTCGAATCATTTCCAGATTTCGATCTGGGAAGTGGCAGACCAATGATTTACTTGCATAAGCCTCTTAATTTTTTCTCAATTGTTGGTTTTggttttaatttcaaattctttgTTTTGACAGACCATCGATTTCCTATTCAGGATTATGGTATGGTGGTGCTTTTTCTCTGTTTTCGTGTATGTTGTCTTATCTGCAGTTCTCTTCTACTTCAGCATCAGTTTTACTATAATTTGTCTTGctcgtgattttttttttggtttctatGTTTTGCAGGTCATAGATTCTATAACATATTGTTCATATTTTAGGTTTAAATAGTTTGGTCGAAGATTTGCATGtatttcatttacattgccTTGC
It contains:
- the LOC113764825 gene encoding endochitinase EP3-like, which translates into the protein MKNFPTIIFSIMVLVGAIPQLISSQNCGCAPNLCCSKFGYCGTSNDYCGPGCRSGPCTAAPSGGNNGASVAGIVTDAFFNGIANQAASGCAGKGFYTRSAFLEAQKSYSKFGTAGSAADSKREVAAFFAHVTHETGHMCYIEEINGPSKNYCDKRYTQYPCVPGKGYYGRGPLQITGNYNYGAAGQSIGFNGLSQPELVARDNVISFKTALWFWMNNCHSRIISGQGFGATIRAINGQLECDGANPNTVSARVGYYTQYCRQLGVDPGQNLRC
- the LOC113766753 gene encoding uncharacterized protein LOC113766753, with protein sequence MPIFSLLSSSSVSLFTSSSLQSSSNFSHLLPLFFSLVFIVFDSDREQQQEEITVLRVSSGLKRVKFRPGMTSFMRSMFSTERPSISYSGLWTSWLFNVERLHRVHIE